Proteins encoded in a region of the Candidatus Binatia bacterium genome:
- a CDS encoding DUF4926 domain-containing protein, with product MIKEHERVVLTAAIREEGLEPGDVGTVVHVYQDGQAYEVEFVALDGHTAAVVTLEASQVRPVSGREITHARELPAANC from the coding sequence GTGATCAAGGAACACGAACGCGTTGTGTTAACCGCAGCCATCCGCGAGGAGGGACTGGAGCCGGGAGACGTCGGCACGGTGGTGCACGTGTACCAAGACGGCCAGGCATACGAAGTGGAGTTTGTCGCGCTCGACGGACACACGGCGGCCGTGGTTACCCTTGAGGCCTCGCAAGTTCGCCCGGTGTCCGGGCGTGAGATCACGCACGCCCGTGAACTTCCGGCGGCGAACTGCTGA